Proteins encoded within one genomic window of Macaca fascicularis isolate 582-1 chromosome 16, T2T-MFA8v1.1:
- the PRR15L gene encoding proline-rich protein 15-like protein, translating into MTTEIGWWKLTFLRKKKSTPKVLYEIPDTYAQTEGGAEPPRPDAGGPNSDFNTRLEKIVDKSTKGKHVKVSNSGRFKEKKKVRATLAENPNLFDDHEEGRSSK; encoded by the coding sequence ATGACGACTGAAATTGGTTGGTGGAAGCTGACTTTCCTCCGGAAAAAGAAATCCACTCCCAAGGTGCTGTATGAGATCCCTGACACCTATGCCCAAACAGAGGGAGGGGCAGAACCCCCAAGGCCTGACGCTGGAGGCCCCAACAGCGACTTTAACACCCGCCTGGAGAAGATCGTGGACAAGAGTACAAAGGGCAAGCACGTCAAGGTCTCCAACTCAGGACGCTtcaaggagaagaagaaagtgagAGCCACACTGGCAGAGAACCCTAACCTTTTTGATGATCATGAGGAAGGACGGTCATCAAAGTGA